ATGCAGTTTAGTGTACAAGAAATTTCATTGCCTTGTTGAGTGTCTCCCTAAACCTGAATAAATTTATCGTCAGATTCTGGCCGTCAACATACACAGCTCTTGCAGCATAGTAGCCCTGCAAGAATATAGACATGGGATCAGCTATGACTGGGTGCTGTGGTCCATATTCTTTGAAGAGCGAACTCTCCTCTGGCTCTATCTTGTATTCCATGTAATGCACCCCCATCTCCCCTGCCGGGTCTCCATAGTAGGCTTTTGAAGCCCAGTCCAGCCCCAGTGGTACCACTTGCACCATCACTGCCCCAGCAGGTAAGAACACTGCATTTGCAAGGCCAGCACCATGGGCTCCGATTATGACACTGCACGAGTTTATGAAACTGGCAAACTTGTCCAAGTTTGACATACTGTTACGCTTCACCACAACTACTTGAAAACCCAGTTCCTCCATAATGCCCACCATTTCATCTTCATTCAGAAATGTTCTTGTTTTACGACGAGATATGAGAACTAGCACGGGCTTTTCTATATCAGAAACAGTCTGTGTCTTCAGGTTATATGATTCTCTGAGGAACTTCTTGAAGTCAAACATGGAGTACCCTCCAGGAATTTCTGTAGAATTTACGGCTAGGTTCTCGTGGTACATGAGCCCTATAACTGCTGCAGGAAAGCAGCGAACACTTCCATCTGTTGCTGGGTTTATGACCTCGAAACGAGACAGGTGGGTTAGAATCCGATTGTATTTTCTGACCCACAAAGGCTTGAAATCGGAGATGACAAATTGCAGGTGGGATTGAAACTGGCGGCATGTGATGAATAAGGGGATGATGACCTCGTTAAACTCATGAAATAGGTTCCCTGTAAAGCCACCAGAGGAGAAGACCACAGCCGGGACATCATGTTTGAAATGACAAGCCGGTGAGCTTACATTTCCAGCAAGTATTTGCACGGGCGTCACTTGTTTCATGGCCGTCTCATCCTCTTTCCTTGCATATGGCCGAACCATGTGTTTAACTTGAACGCCGGAGGATTGGAGGTAAGTAGTCAATGCACTATTGTCAACTATAGCTGGTTTGTTTGTGATACAAA
This Carya illinoinensis cultivar Pawnee chromosome 11, C.illinoinensisPawnee_v1, whole genome shotgun sequence DNA region includes the following protein-coding sequences:
- the LOC122281122 gene encoding alpha-1,3-arabinosyltransferase XAT3-like; translation: MGKESNRLVLGASSVVLLFVLFFLYAAIFTSDVNPFDSWKNSLPDWDRSLRSRKVEKGKEVAKPLEFLLRRLVRGEDRTQLETTGFSCHSDLHSEVCITNKPAIVDNSALTTYLQSSGVQVKHMVRPYARKEDETAMKQVTPVQILAGNVSSPACHFKHDVPAVVFSSGGFTGNLFHEFNEVIIPLFITCRQFQSHLQFVISDFKPLWVRKYNRILTHLSRFEVINPATDGSVRCFPAAVIGLMYHENLAVNSTEIPGGYSMFDFKKFLRESYNLKTQTVSDIEKPVLVLISRRKTRTFLNEDEMVGIMEELGFQVVVVKRNSMSNLDKFASFINSCSVIIGAHGAGLANAVFLPAGAVMVQVVPLGLDWASKAYYGDPAGEMGVHYMEYKIEPEESSLFKEYGPQHPVIADPMSIFLQGYYAARAVYVDGQNLTINLFRFRETLNKAMKFLVH